A genomic segment from Candidatus Acidulodesulfobacterium acidiphilum encodes:
- a CDS encoding MBL fold metallo-hydrolase, which translates to MKFYTIPAGPFEVNTYIVFDDNAAKTANKKKEGFIIDPGGQEKKIEKIIKDENIDLKFILNTHCHIDHVLMDNYFKEKYGIDIIAAKEEEYILQNLEEQAEYLGFEYTGDVVIDRYLKDGEIIETEGIKILPIFTPGHSPGGVSFLINDTHLFSGDTLFRNTVGRTDILGGSSEQLIGSIKNKLMVLDDTLKVYPGHGEPTTIGYERKFNPYLL; encoded by the coding sequence ATGAAATTTTATACGATACCTGCCGGACCTTTTGAAGTAAATACTTATATAGTATTCGACGATAATGCGGCAAAAACCGCAAACAAAAAAAAAGAAGGATTTATAATAGACCCGGGCGGACAGGAAAAGAAAATAGAAAAAATAATCAAAGACGAAAATATCGATTTAAAATTTATACTTAATACCCACTGCCATATAGACCATGTTTTAATGGATAATTATTTTAAAGAAAAATACGGAATCGATATAATAGCGGCGAAAGAAGAAGAGTATATACTTCAAAACTTGGAAGAGCAGGCGGAATATCTTGGTTTTGAATATACGGGAGACGTCGTAATAGACAGGTATTTAAAAGACGGCGAAATTATAGAAACCGAAGGCATTAAAATCCTTCCTATTTTTACCCCGGGACATTCCCCCGGCGGCGTCTCGTTTTTGATAAACGATACGCATCTTTTCAGCGGCGATACGCTTTTTAGAAATACCGTGGGAAGAACCGATATTTTGGGCGGCTCTTCGGAACAGTTAATAGGTTCGATTAAAAATAAACTTATGGTCTTAGACGATACCTTAAAGGTTTATCCGGGTCACGGCGAACCCACTACTATAGGATACGAAAGAAAGTTTAATCCTTATTTATTATAG